A single genomic interval of Luteolibacter arcticus harbors:
- a CDS encoding sodium:solute symporter family transporter, whose protein sequence is MSTLDVVLFLVVVVGVIAFGIWQGRKESSDGAESGGAAGYFLAGRGLTWWLVGFSLIAANISTEQFVGMSGQAADWLGMAVSSWEWLSAIALVLVAFVFLPKLLRCGIYTIPEFLEYRYGVFSRIVMAVATLIILVGVPTASVIYSGAKVISVFFQGRMVMGADLGDITIGCWIIGISAAIYVLVGGLKACAWTDLIWGAGLIVGGAVVMWLAFGALKVADPNELILTKVANSSATTENLQNAGAWERFTLLNAGKDGEAAALPGENLAGGKLHMIRPIQDPELPWTVLLLGIWVPICFYWGLNQYIVQRTLGSKSLAEGQKGIVFAAMLKLVIPFLIVIPGIICFNLYHKDLRFEASKKNAATMAEVSANTNKVYPFTENFALTSPDQALAVLVHNSRVTGVAHEAIQGVSPKEMAAANGELLKNAAGKKIEAGTKLIGYDYDAAFPTLMRNLLRPGLTWFVLAAIFGAVVSSLASMLNSAATIATMDLVHQVKKDMSEKSTVRAGQFFTLLFVLISCLIAPGLGDPKFGTIFKFIQEFQGFISPGVLAVFLFGFLSPRTPRYFGWVGILVNAGLYASIKYWIGPALGSRGLWFPGATDISYVDRMGLCFLIVVAIGFIVTLANPLKEPVKLPVTDLINLESSKSAKVWGGIAIVLTIVLYIVFA, encoded by the coding sequence ATGAGCACGCTCGATGTCGTGCTGTTCCTCGTCGTAGTGGTGGGCGTGATCGCCTTCGGCATCTGGCAGGGGCGGAAGGAATCGTCTGACGGAGCGGAATCGGGAGGAGCCGCCGGCTACTTCCTCGCCGGCCGCGGGCTGACTTGGTGGCTGGTCGGCTTCTCGCTGATCGCGGCGAACATTTCCACGGAGCAATTCGTCGGCATGTCCGGCCAAGCCGCCGACTGGCTGGGGATGGCGGTCTCGTCGTGGGAGTGGCTTTCCGCCATCGCGCTGGTGCTGGTCGCCTTCGTTTTCCTGCCGAAGCTGCTGCGCTGCGGCATCTACACCATCCCGGAGTTCCTGGAATACCGCTACGGCGTCTTTTCCCGGATCGTGATGGCTGTCGCGACGCTGATCATCCTCGTCGGCGTGCCGACCGCCTCGGTGATCTACTCCGGCGCGAAAGTCATCTCGGTCTTCTTCCAGGGCCGCATGGTCATGGGCGCGGACCTTGGCGACATCACCATCGGCTGCTGGATCATCGGCATCTCCGCCGCCATCTACGTGCTGGTCGGTGGCCTGAAAGCCTGCGCGTGGACCGACCTGATCTGGGGCGCAGGCCTGATCGTCGGCGGCGCGGTCGTGATGTGGCTCGCCTTCGGTGCGCTGAAAGTTGCCGACCCGAACGAACTCATCCTGACCAAGGTTGCCAATTCCAGCGCCACCACGGAAAATCTCCAGAACGCCGGTGCCTGGGAACGCTTCACGCTCCTGAACGCCGGCAAGGACGGCGAGGCCGCGGCCCTGCCCGGTGAAAATCTCGCGGGCGGCAAGCTCCACATGATCCGCCCGATCCAGGACCCCGAACTGCCATGGACCGTGCTGCTGCTCGGCATCTGGGTGCCGATCTGTTTCTACTGGGGGCTTAACCAATATATCGTTCAGCGAACGCTGGGGTCAAAGTCACTGGCGGAAGGCCAGAAGGGCATCGTCTTCGCCGCCATGCTCAAGCTGGTGATCCCCTTCCTCATCGTGATTCCCGGGATCATCTGCTTCAATCTCTACCACAAGGACCTGCGGTTCGAGGCTTCCAAGAAGAACGCCGCGACCATGGCGGAAGTCTCCGCCAATACGAACAAGGTGTATCCCTTCACCGAGAACTTCGCGCTGACCTCGCCGGACCAGGCGCTCGCCGTGCTCGTCCACAACTCCCGGGTCACCGGCGTGGCCCACGAAGCGATCCAAGGCGTCTCGCCAAAGGAAATGGCGGCTGCGAATGGAGAACTGCTCAAGAACGCTGCCGGCAAAAAGATCGAGGCCGGCACCAAGTTAATCGGCTACGACTACGATGCGGCGTTCCCGACCCTGATGCGCAATCTTCTGCGTCCGGGCCTCACCTGGTTCGTGCTCGCCGCCATTTTCGGCGCGGTCGTTTCCTCGCTGGCCTCGATGCTGAATTCCGCCGCGACCATCGCCACCATGGACTTGGTCCATCAGGTGAAGAAGGACATGAGCGAGAAGTCCACCGTGCGCGCGGGCCAGTTCTTCACCCTGCTCTTCGTGCTGATCTCCTGCCTGATCGCCCCGGGTCTCGGGGATCCGAAGTTCGGCACCATCTTCAAGTTCATCCAGGAGTTCCAGGGCTTCATCAGCCCCGGCGTGCTGGCGGTCTTCCTCTTTGGCTTCCTCTCGCCGCGCACCCCGCGCTACTTCGGCTGGGTGGGCATCCTGGTGAATGCCGGGCTTTACGCCTCTATCAAATACTGGATCGGCCCGGCACTCGGCTCGCGCGGGCTCTGGTTCCCCGGTGCCACGGACATCTCCTACGTGGACCGCATGGGGCTCTGCTTCCTAATCGTGGTCGCAATCGGCTTCATCGTCACCCTCGCCAATCCGCTGAAGGAGCCGGTCAAGCTGCCCGTCACCGATCTGATCAACCTCGAGTCCTCGAAGTCTGCCAAGGTCTGGGGCGGGATCGCGATCGTCCTGACGATCGTGCTCTACATCGTCTTCGCTTGA
- a CDS encoding sodium:solute symporter family protein, which translates to MFIEFTSLLAATGGAISTEGMAKPDLHAIDWSIMAIYLAFVLGIGFALKKYMNSADDFFLSGRSIPGWVCGLAFISANLGAQELIGMAASGAEYGIMTTHFYWVGAIPAMVFLGVFMMPMYYGSKAKSVPEYLKMRYNEPTRVFNSVSFAFMTVASSGISMHALADLLHALLDWNYYACLVVTSLIVLAYVLKGGLSSAIYNEVLQFFMIVFGIAPLAYIALKNVGGWEGLKAKLMASEQGVGAMHSWAQTGGTENPMGVPWYGILFGLGFVLSFGYWTTNFAEVQRALAANSMGAARRTPIIGAIPKMLFPAVVILPGLIAYALTSDPAPGYAIPNKLDANGAVVLNDAGQAVLNYNQVLPSMIFHYFPNGLLGLALTALMASFMSGMAANVTAFNTVWTYDLYKTMKPDQTDKQLLAMGRYATIFGIIAAMGFAFVASKYNNIMSILQLVFGFVNAPLFATFLLGMFTKRSNGVGSFWGLVVGTTAAVVFHGMSIAIGNAPGVKGGWISSMIEFPKEMSQNFWIAIVAFSVTFVVNAVLSLVTPRTKSDEELRGLVYSLTPKYRDEKELWILRPAVLGSFVMVAVIVLNFIFW; encoded by the coding sequence ATGTTCATAGAATTCACCTCGCTTCTCGCCGCCACCGGCGGGGCCATCTCCACGGAGGGAATGGCGAAACCGGATCTCCACGCGATCGACTGGTCGATCATGGCGATCTACCTCGCCTTTGTCCTCGGCATCGGCTTCGCGCTGAAGAAGTACATGAACAGCGCGGACGACTTCTTCCTCTCCGGCCGTTCGATTCCGGGTTGGGTCTGCGGACTCGCGTTCATTTCCGCGAACCTCGGCGCTCAGGAGCTGATCGGCATGGCCGCCTCCGGTGCCGAGTATGGCATCATGACAACTCACTTCTACTGGGTGGGCGCGATTCCCGCGATGGTCTTCCTCGGCGTCTTCATGATGCCGATGTATTACGGCTCGAAGGCCAAGTCGGTGCCCGAATACCTGAAGATGCGTTACAATGAACCGACGCGCGTCTTCAACTCCGTCTCCTTCGCCTTCATGACGGTGGCCTCCTCCGGGATCTCCATGCACGCGCTGGCGGACCTGCTCCACGCGCTGCTCGACTGGAACTACTACGCGTGTCTGGTCGTCACTTCCCTGATCGTGCTCGCCTACGTGCTGAAGGGCGGCCTGAGCTCGGCGATCTACAATGAGGTGCTGCAATTCTTCATGATCGTCTTCGGCATCGCCCCGCTGGCCTACATTGCGTTGAAGAATGTCGGCGGTTGGGAAGGCCTGAAGGCCAAGCTGATGGCGTCCGAACAAGGAGTCGGCGCGATGCACTCCTGGGCCCAAACCGGCGGCACTGAAAACCCGATGGGCGTGCCGTGGTATGGCATCCTTTTCGGCCTCGGCTTCGTCCTTTCCTTCGGCTATTGGACCACGAACTTCGCCGAAGTGCAGCGGGCACTCGCGGCAAACTCCATGGGTGCCGCGCGCCGCACCCCGATCATCGGTGCCATCCCCAAGATGCTCTTCCCCGCGGTGGTCATCCTGCCCGGCCTGATCGCCTATGCGCTTACCAGCGACCCGGCTCCCGGATACGCGATTCCGAACAAATTGGATGCGAACGGTGCCGTCGTGCTGAACGACGCGGGCCAAGCAGTGCTGAACTATAATCAGGTGCTGCCCTCGATGATCTTTCACTATTTCCCGAACGGCCTGCTGGGTCTGGCGCTCACCGCGCTGATGGCCTCCTTCATGTCCGGCATGGCGGCGAACGTCACGGCCTTCAACACGGTCTGGACCTACGACCTCTACAAGACCATGAAGCCGGACCAGACCGACAAGCAACTGCTCGCCATGGGCAGGTATGCGACGATCTTCGGCATCATCGCCGCGATGGGTTTCGCGTTCGTCGCGTCGAAATACAACAACATCATGTCGATCCTGCAACTCGTGTTCGGCTTTGTGAATGCGCCGCTGTTCGCGACCTTCCTGCTCGGCATGTTCACCAAGCGCTCGAATGGCGTCGGTTCCTTTTGGGGCCTGGTGGTCGGCACCACCGCCGCAGTGGTCTTCCACGGCATGAGCATCGCCATCGGCAACGCGCCGGGCGTTAAAGGCGGCTGGATCAGCAGCATGATCGAATTCCCGAAGGAAATGTCGCAGAACTTCTGGATCGCCATCGTGGCCTTCAGCGTGACTTTCGTGGTGAATGCCGTTCTTTCGCTGGTCACCCCGCGCACCAAGTCCGACGAGGAACTCCGAGGCCTCGTTTACTCGCTCACACCGAAGTATCGCGACGAGAAGGAACTCTGGATCCTGCGTCCCGCCGTCCTGGGCTCCTTCGTGATGGTGGCAGTCATCGTCCTCAACTTCATCTTCTGGTAA
- a CDS encoding aldose epimerase family protein: MKVAPLMTLMAAACLVGCKESGSSSATSKIPVDTFGKLSDGREAKLFTLTNKNGLRAKISDLGATLVSMEVPDKAGKLADVTHGFDSPEGYLSDDNPYFGATVGRFGNRIKDGKFTLDGKSYTLATNNEPGGIPCHLHGGKVGFNKVMWTGEAKPDANAVTFTYVSKDGEEGYPGTLTTKVTYTLTDANELKWEVAATTDATTVLNIVHHSYWNLSGDPNTSINDHILTLEADKYLPTNAGLIPTGVQAPVAGTPMDFTKPTAIGDRVNEDFEALKLGGGYDHAWVLTPKPGVRLAARLKDPKTGRVLEISTDKPAVQFYGGNFLDGSFAGKKGVKYAHRTACCLETENFPDAPNQPSFPTAVLKPGETYTHTMVHKFSAE; the protein is encoded by the coding sequence ATGAAAGTAGCACCCTTGATGACGCTGATGGCAGCCGCTTGCCTTGTCGGCTGCAAAGAATCCGGCTCTTCCTCCGCCACCTCGAAAATTCCCGTGGATACCTTTGGAAAGCTCTCCGACGGCCGTGAAGCCAAACTCTTCACCCTGACCAACAAGAACGGCCTGCGCGCCAAGATCTCCGACCTCGGCGCCACGCTGGTGTCGATGGAAGTCCCGGACAAGGCCGGCAAGCTGGCCGACGTGACCCACGGCTTCGACTCGCCGGAAGGCTACCTCTCCGACGACAATCCCTACTTCGGCGCCACCGTCGGCCGCTTCGGCAACCGCATCAAGGACGGCAAATTCACCCTCGATGGCAAGAGCTACACCCTCGCCACGAACAACGAACCGGGCGGCATCCCCTGCCACCTCCACGGCGGCAAGGTCGGCTTCAACAAGGTCATGTGGACCGGCGAAGCAAAGCCCGACGCCAACGCCGTGACCTTCACATACGTCTCCAAGGACGGCGAGGAAGGCTACCCTGGCACCCTGACCACCAAGGTCACCTACACCCTCACCGACGCCAATGAGCTGAAGTGGGAAGTCGCCGCCACCACCGACGCCACGACGGTCCTCAACATCGTCCACCACAGCTACTGGAACCTCAGCGGCGACCCCAACACCTCCATCAACGACCACATCCTCACGCTGGAGGCCGACAAGTATCTGCCGACCAATGCCGGCCTGATCCCGACCGGCGTGCAGGCCCCCGTCGCGGGCACCCCGATGGACTTCACCAAGCCGACCGCGATCGGCGACCGCGTGAACGAGGACTTCGAAGCGCTGAAGCTCGGCGGCGGCTACGACCACGCCTGGGTGCTCACGCCCAAGCCCGGCGTTCGCCTCGCCGCCCGCCTGAAGGATCCCAAGACCGGCCGCGTGCTGGAAATCTCCACCGACAAGCCCGCCGTCCAATTCTACGGCGGCAATTTCCTCGATGGCAGCTTTGCCGGCAAGAAGGGCGTGAAGTACGCCCATCGCACCGCCTGCTGTCTGGAGACCGAAAACTTCCCGGATGCGCCGAACCAGCCGTCCTTCCCGACCGCCGTCCTCAAGCCGGGCGAGACCTATACCCACACGATGGTCCACAAGTTCTCCGCCGAGTAA
- a CDS encoding GAF domain-containing protein yields MTVDFANPESVRAWLAGVLESFSCQTGTLHRADGEWLDLVVQIGVPDFLLPKIARIPFGKGIAGVAAERREPVELCNLQENLGGVARPDARETKVSGSLAVPVLSADGALVLGTLGIGMQVPHDFTEEEKSRLSGIAADIGKTWSGS; encoded by the coding sequence ATGACCGTTGATTTCGCGAATCCGGAAAGTGTGAGGGCTTGGCTCGCCGGGGTGCTGGAAAGTTTCTCCTGCCAGACCGGGACCCTCCACCGGGCCGATGGCGAGTGGCTGGATCTGGTAGTCCAGATCGGCGTGCCGGATTTCCTGCTGCCGAAGATCGCCCGCATTCCCTTCGGCAAGGGCATCGCCGGGGTGGCGGCGGAGCGCCGGGAGCCGGTCGAGCTGTGCAATCTTCAGGAAAACCTCGGCGGGGTGGCCCGGCCGGATGCCCGCGAGACGAAGGTTTCCGGGTCGCTGGCCGTGCCGGTTTTATCCGCGGATGGGGCGCTCGTTCTCGGCACGCTGGGCATCGGCATGCAGGTGCCTCATGATTTCACCGAGGAGGAGAAGTCGCGTCTGTCCGGAATCGCGGCGGATATTGGAAAGACATGGTCCGGAAGCTGA
- a CDS encoding Jag family protein, with protein sequence MTPVGAAKKILDTMLGHLGFHVEIEIIDSEEEPCLQIHMPRSELLIGKDGERLDDLQYLVNRVLRKHFPKAPRVRIDCEHYRAIQEDKLAAEVNAAAEGVRATGKPFKMRPLNAYYRRLVHNVLVDDTTVESVSPGGEERLKRIIIRPRGTGGTPSAE encoded by the coding sequence ATGACACCCGTTGGGGCAGCGAAGAAGATCCTCGATACCATGTTGGGCCATCTCGGCTTTCACGTGGAAATCGAGATCATCGACAGCGAGGAGGAGCCGTGCTTGCAGATTCACATGCCACGCAGCGAACTGCTGATCGGCAAGGACGGCGAACGGCTGGATGACCTGCAGTATCTCGTCAACCGGGTGCTGCGGAAGCATTTCCCCAAGGCCCCGCGGGTCCGGATCGACTGCGAGCACTACCGCGCGATCCAGGAAGACAAGCTGGCCGCCGAGGTGAATGCTGCCGCCGAGGGCGTGAGAGCCACCGGCAAGCCCTTCAAAATGCGTCCACTCAATGCCTACTACCGTCGGCTCGTTCACAACGTGCTGGTCGATGACACCACGGTGGAAAGCGTCTCGCCCGGTGGCGAGGAGCGCCTCAAGCGCATCATCATCCGTCCCCGCGGTACGGGCGGCACCCCGAGCGCGGAATGA
- a CDS encoding DoxX family protein — protein sequence MKKFFFDCGTRDPLASSGLVLMRLTIGWMMLYGHGVAKIQNFEKLKATWAVPGIFPLNFMSSPVSLVATIGAEVVAAGLLIIGLATRPAAFVLGFAMCVAAFQVHAHDPFFAKGGAAKEMAVLYLIPCFVLIITGAGQWSIDAGFDTEKRRRRLR from the coding sequence ATGAAGAAGTTCTTTTTTGACTGTGGGACTCGTGACCCGTTGGCTTCGAGTGGCTTGGTGCTGATGCGGCTGACGATCGGCTGGATGATGCTCTACGGCCATGGCGTCGCGAAGATCCAGAATTTCGAGAAGCTCAAGGCCACTTGGGCGGTGCCCGGGATCTTCCCGCTGAATTTCATGAGCAGCCCGGTCAGCCTCGTGGCCACGATCGGGGCGGAGGTTGTGGCCGCCGGCTTGCTGATCATCGGCTTGGCGACGCGACCGGCTGCGTTCGTGCTCGGCTTCGCGATGTGCGTGGCTGCATTCCAAGTCCACGCCCACGATCCGTTCTTTGCCAAGGGCGGCGCGGCGAAGGAGATGGCAGTGCTCTATCTGATTCCCTGCTTCGTCCTCATCATCACCGGTGCCGGCCAGTGGTCGATCGACGCCGGATTTGACACCGAAAAGCGCCGCCGCCGCCTGCGCTGA
- a CDS encoding acyl-CoA thioesterase, which yields METHRLVLPEDLNHFGFLFGGRLLAWVDEACWIAASLDFPHCQFVTIGMDKVEFRHSVRQGTILNIRCTKEREGTTSVRYRVEVFDRRNPIAPSIFETAIAYVAVDDSGRKRPIR from the coding sequence ATGGAAACGCACCGCCTCGTCCTGCCCGAAGACCTCAACCACTTCGGCTTCCTCTTCGGCGGCCGCCTGCTGGCGTGGGTCGATGAGGCCTGCTGGATTGCCGCTTCGCTCGACTTTCCGCACTGTCAATTCGTCACCATCGGCATGGACAAGGTGGAGTTCCGCCATTCCGTGCGGCAGGGGACGATCCTCAATATCCGCTGCACCAAGGAGCGCGAGGGCACTACCTCCGTTCGCTATAGGGTGGAGGTCTTCGACCGCCGCAACCCGATCGCTCCGTCGATTTTCGAGACCGCCATCGCCTACGTGGCCGTGGACGACAGCGGGCGGAAGCGGCCGATAAGGTAG
- a CDS encoding NAD(P)/FAD-dependent oxidoreductase, with protein MIETIDLILPLEASEDEGAWKAAAAKKLGLPASRVSGVRLLKHSLDARQRAVKVQLRLEVAIDEPLSAEVNPRWSAPSLTANARTAVIVGCGPAGMFAALRCLERGIKPIVLERGKDASARRFDLAPILRQGVVIEDSNYCFGEGGAGTFSDGKLYTRATKRGPVARVYEILVAHGAPQRILTDAHPHIGSNLLPNVVKAMRASILEAGGEVRFQTKVVEFIVEGGCLRGVVTAAGDEITGDAVILATGHSARDIYRLLAEKKVLLERKPFAVGVRIEHPQPFIDAEQYHLRKDEQRPDLLPAARYSVATKIDDRGVHSFCMCPGGFIVPASTENDEVVVNGMSLARRDSPFANSGLVVTVEPEDTDSFAQEHGVLSGIAYQKALEVAAKQAGGGGQVAPGQRVADFLVGKVSADLPKTSYFPGGKSSPLHEILPQGIVRRMQTGLKLFDRKIRGYAGKEALLLGFETRTSSPVRIPRRNDTLEHPEVHGLYPCGEGAGYAGGIVSAALDGMRVAEAL; from the coding sequence ATGATCGAGACGATCGACCTCATCCTGCCCCTCGAAGCCTCCGAGGACGAAGGCGCGTGGAAAGCTGCCGCGGCGAAGAAGCTCGGCTTGCCCGCCTCGCGGGTGAGCGGGGTGCGGCTGCTGAAGCACTCGCTGGATGCCCGCCAGCGGGCGGTGAAAGTGCAGCTCCGCCTCGAGGTCGCGATCGATGAGCCGTTGTCGGCGGAGGTGAATCCCCGTTGGTCCGCGCCATCGCTGACTGCGAATGCGAGGACGGCCGTCATTGTAGGCTGTGGCCCGGCTGGCATGTTTGCCGCGCTGCGCTGTCTGGAGCGTGGGATCAAGCCGATCGTGCTGGAGCGTGGCAAGGATGCCTCCGCGCGGCGCTTCGACCTCGCGCCGATCTTGCGGCAGGGAGTCGTCATCGAGGATTCGAACTACTGCTTCGGCGAAGGCGGGGCCGGCACCTTTTCCGATGGCAAGCTCTACACCCGTGCCACCAAGCGCGGGCCGGTTGCCCGCGTTTACGAAATCCTGGTCGCTCACGGCGCGCCGCAGCGCATTCTAACAGACGCTCATCCCCACATCGGCTCGAACCTGCTGCCGAACGTGGTGAAGGCGATGCGTGCCTCCATCCTCGAAGCCGGTGGGGAAGTTCGTTTCCAAACCAAGGTTGTCGAATTCATCGTGGAGGGGGGGTGCCTTCGTGGCGTTGTCACCGCGGCGGGTGACGAAATCACGGGCGATGCCGTGATCCTCGCCACCGGCCACAGCGCGCGGGACATCTACCGGCTGTTGGCGGAGAAGAAGGTCTTGTTAGAACGCAAGCCCTTCGCGGTCGGCGTCCGCATCGAGCACCCGCAGCCATTCATCGATGCCGAGCAGTATCACCTGCGCAAGGACGAGCAACGCCCGGACCTTTTGCCGGCAGCGCGCTACTCCGTGGCCACCAAGATCGATGACCGCGGCGTGCATTCCTTCTGCATGTGCCCGGGCGGCTTCATCGTGCCGGCCTCGACCGAGAATGACGAGGTGGTGGTGAATGGCATGAGCCTCGCCCGTCGCGACTCGCCCTTCGCGAACTCTGGACTCGTGGTCACCGTCGAGCCGGAGGATACGGACTCCTTCGCCCAGGAACATGGCGTGCTCTCCGGCATCGCTTACCAGAAGGCGCTCGAAGTGGCGGCCAAGCAAGCGGGCGGTGGCGGCCAGGTCGCACCAGGCCAACGCGTCGCCGACTTCCTCGTGGGCAAGGTTTCCGCCGATCTGCCGAAAACCAGCTACTTCCCCGGCGGCAAGTCCTCGCCACTGCACGAGATCCTGCCGCAGGGCATCGTCCGCCGCATGCAGACGGGGCTGAAGCTCTTCGATCGCAAGATCCGCGGCTATGCGGGGAAAGAGGCGCTGTTGTTAGGTTTCGAGACCCGCACCAGTTCGCCGGTTCGCATCCCGCGCCGTAACGACACGCTGGAGCATCCGGAAGTTCATGGTCTTTACCCCTGTGGTGAAGGCGCGGGCTACGCCGGGGGCATCGTCAGTGCTGCGCTCGATGGTATGCGGGTCGCGGAAGCGCTGTAA
- a CDS encoding NAD-dependent epimerase/dehydratase family protein, protein MPSNKPSVLVTGASGFIGSYVVRHLAAAGFEVTALDLREPVTLHPERVREIRCDLRDGALPEGGFDTIIHLAALGGVRPSMERPSDYLATNVAGTVRLLEWARQREVKRVIFASSSSVYGATDGTPSAEDDPLSPCSPYALTKVQGEQWGELYARKYGIDFLALRLFAVWGDGQRPDLALESFRRKILARETITIHGDGSQRRDLTHVSDVARAVEKSIAWTGHGFEVFNIGTGTNHSVNDMLRAAEAWAGMTTEVKYGPAHPADVPTTLADVRKAREVLGWKAEVRFA, encoded by the coding sequence ATGCCATCTAACAAACCCAGCGTATTGGTCACCGGAGCCTCCGGCTTCATCGGCAGCTACGTCGTCCGGCATCTCGCGGCGGCGGGCTTCGAGGTGACTGCCCTGGATCTCCGCGAGCCGGTGACGCTGCACCCCGAAAGGGTCCGGGAGATCCGCTGCGACCTCCGCGACGGGGCGCTGCCGGAAGGGGGCTTTGACACGATCATTCACCTCGCTGCATTGGGAGGGGTCCGCCCTTCAATGGAGCGGCCATCGGACTACCTGGCAACCAATGTCGCCGGCACGGTGCGACTATTGGAATGGGCAAGGCAGCGCGAGGTGAAGCGCGTCATCTTCGCTTCGTCATCCAGCGTCTATGGCGCGACGGATGGAACCCCGAGCGCGGAGGATGATCCGCTTTCACCCTGCAGCCCGTATGCCCTGACGAAGGTGCAAGGCGAGCAGTGGGGAGAGCTATACGCCCGGAAGTACGGCATCGATTTCCTCGCGTTGAGGCTGTTCGCCGTGTGGGGCGATGGTCAGCGCCCGGATCTGGCGCTGGAATCCTTTCGCCGGAAGATTCTCGCCAGAGAAACGATCACCATCCACGGCGACGGCAGCCAGCGAAGGGATCTCACCCATGTGTCCGACGTGGCCCGTGCGGTGGAAAAATCGATCGCTTGGACTGGCCACGGCTTCGAGGTCTTCAACATCGGCACCGGAACCAATCACTCGGTGAACGACATGCTGCGTGCGGCGGAGGCGTGGGCGGGGATGACCACGGAGGTGAAATATGGACCCGCGCATCCGGCGGACGTGCCGACGACCTTGGCGGATGTCAGGAAGGCGCGAGAAGTTCTTGGCTGGAAAGCGGAGGTGCGCTTCGCATAA